tttttttttctgggaattcccaggaaaaagagagaatttcattgatttttttgggggagaaattcccaaaaaaacccagaaattcTCTCGAAttcttttgggaatttttttctacCAGACTTCCCAAAATTTTGCTGtgatccctttttttttttttttttcccaggtggatttgtgggaatttttccccttttcccttggGAACGGGGATTTTTCCAGGTGGGACAAGGCTGGGATTTGTCCCCCTCACCTCGCTGGGGtttttccaggatttcctgtggctgtggatccccttttcctgatgttttcctgatgttttcctgctgttttcctgtcgttttttcccgttttttccccgttttttccctgtttttccctcccctctcgGAGCGTTCGGTGCCGTTGTGTCCGTTGTGAAACGGGAGAATTCCCGAGGTTTTTGTGGATTTTAAAGGACTCATCCCGAGCTTATCCCGACTCTCTCATCCTTGGAAcgaccccaaaatcccaaattttcatttttttgggaaGTTTCCAGCCCAATCCTGCTGCTGATGGGTTTGGAGTTGGGATTTTCCTGCTCAAAATCCAGAGAAAATCTTGGAATTTGGGTTTCTGGTGGAGGGAATGGTGGATGTGgggatggttttttttgggaattgtggggtttgggatgctccagggtGGGTTGGGATGGGGAAATTCCTTCAGGAATGGGGAAATTACTTCTggaatggggaaattcctgccaggaaagggaaaattccTACCAGGATTGGGAAAATTCCtgccaagaaaggaaaaatactttcaggAATGGGAAAATTCCTGCCAGGAAAGAGAAAGTTCGCTTCAGGAAAAGTAAATTTCTCTCCAGGAATGGGGAAATTCCACCCAGGATTGGAAAGGGGATGGGAAAAAGTGATGGAAAAAATGGAACAGtgatgggaaagggatgggaaaagggataaaaaaatgatgggaaagggacagaaaaaagaatggggaaaatggaaaaagggatgggaaaaaaaggagggaaaagagatggaaaacGATGGAAAAAATGATGGAagaaaagagtggaaaaaagaaatttggggacactgtgaggggatttgggggcacTTTGAGGGGATTTGTGGAAActctgaggggatttggggacccTGAGAGAATCTGGGGACACtgtgaggggatttggggacactttGAGAGGATTTGGGGACGCTGAGGAGATTTGGGGAAGCTGTGAGGCGgttttgaggggatttggggacactttGAGAGGATTTGGGGACGCTGAGGAGATTTGGGGAAGCtgtgaggggatttggggacgCTGAGGAGATTTGGGGAAGCTGTGAGGCGgttttgaggggatttggggacactttGAGAGGATTTGGGGACGCTGAGGAGATTTGGGGAAGCTGTGAGGGGATTTGAGGACcgtgaggggatttggggacactgtCACTGAGGAGCTGCGGACACTCACTGTgaggcactggggacattgtCATTGTCAGGGGCCGCTCCGGGGCCATTTTAAGGCCACTCAGGCCCTGCCCGGGGAGCATTTCGGGGTCGGTTCGcggccgctccgctcccggccccggggGCTCCATGGCggcccctccttcccctcacgGCCGGCAAGGGCCGCGCCCCGCGGCGCCGCCCAATCAGGAGCCAGAACGCCCGTGATTGACAGGTCATGTCCTCAGGGAGGAAGCGAATCCACCAATCGGATCGTGGGCGGGAACAGGTCTGACCAATGAGAGCTGTGGGCGGGACACGCCTCTGTGGAGATCAACCAATCAGGAGGATCGTGGGCGGGGCTCAGTGGCAGGCGGGCGGTGGCGCGCGTGCGCGAGCGGCTGGGGCGGGCGCTgaagcggcggcggcggcagcgccgggcggAGGTggcggggatggagccgggataCGGCGGTAGGtgcggggcggggcggccccgctgTTCTGACGCTCCCTCGGTGTGGCGGCGGCTCCTTCCCGTCGCTTCCTCAGCACCGGCTCCGTTACCGGCGGGTAGCGGTGGGGGGGGGCTCCGCCGCAGCGGGAAGCGCAGCGCCCGCCCCACCGTGAGGCGGCGGCGCCGCTGATTGGCTGAGTGCCACGTCACTCACCGCTAGGGCGGCGCTGATTGGCTGTTAGGGGTCGTGCCCTGAGGGGGCGGGGGGGGCGGAAATGGCGCCGGGCCCATTTCTGAAGACGACACAAAATggcggccgcggctccgcccCCCcacctgtgcctcagtttccctcgTCCTGTCCCGTCCCAGCCGTGACGGCACCTGAGGGGggtcccgtgtcccctccctgggcGTCCCGTGTCTCCTTCCCGGGGCTCCTGTGCCCTCCTCAGGACTTCCCGTGCCCTCTCCTCAGGGGGATTCCCCTGGAATCCCCAATTTCGCAGCCCCCTTGGATCGCCCTCTGGATCTCCTCTCGAATTCCCGCCTGTATTCCCGCTGGAAATTCCCCCTGAATCCCCTCAGGATTCCCCTGGAAATTCCTCTGGATTCCCTTAGGATTCCCCCTGGAAATCCCGCTGGATTCCCTCAGGATCTCCTCACAATTTCCCCTGGAAATTCCCCTGAATTCCCTCAGGATTTTTCCTAGAAATCCCCCCGGATCCCCTCAGGATTTCCTCTGGAAATTTCCCTGGATCCCCTCAGGCTCTCCCTTGGAAATTCCCCTGGATTCTTGCAGGATCCCCTCACGGTTTCCCCTAGAAATTCCCTTGGATTCCCTCAGGATTCCCCTGGAAATTCCCCTTGGAACTCCTCAGGATTCCCCCTGGAATTTCCTCTGGATCCCCTCAGGATTTCCCCTGGATCCCACCTGGATTCCCTCAGGATCTCCCCTGGAATTTCCCCTGGATCCCCTCAGGATTTTCTCTGGAATTTCCCCTGGGTCCCCTCAGGATTGCAGGAATTCCCTCAATCcaagcttttccagctgcatcAAAGCCCCTCACTGGAGCTTTTTGGGATGGCAGAGGagaaatattcccaaaattctggATTGTGTTCCCAGCCAGAGCCCTTCATCCTTTCCTTGTCTCAAATCCACCTTCAGGAGCTCCAAAAACCCCTGGAAATTGAATTTTCCTTCAATTTAAGGCCACAAAAATCCCACCATTCTTTCCTTCCTTGGATTTGATGGCTAAATGGGATTTATCACTtaattcccacctggaatttATGAAATCCTGGCTGGAATTATTTCAGGATCCACAGtgaaggatttggggctgggatttgagatttttgggaaaattgggaattttccTTCGCCTGCTGACagatctttccttttcccccaggatatggcacctggagcactggggcCACTGGCACCCAGGGTGagtttttcccaaatttttcctgaatttttccttttcccctccattttccttcccccttttcttttctccccttttttttcttcttttttttcctttccctcctatttttctcccttttttctcctttttttcctcttccccattttcatctttttctcccctttttctcacccttttctccctttcttctcccttttttctccattttttctcccttttctctcccttttttctcactttctttttttcctccccctttccttccctttttcctttcccttgttCTTCCCCttgttttcccacttttttcccctttttcccctttccccattttttctcctttttccctttttctccttttcttccattttttttcctttccccccatttttcccatttcccatctctttttccccctatttccccctttttcccacatttctttccctttttttctcaatttccctatttttctcaaattttctttcatttcccatttttcctcctccattttcccatttccctaCCCTtacccccatttttttttctccatttccacattttttcccatttttctcccattttcccccGTTTCCCCTTGCccccttttttccattttcccccaattttttatcctccttttctccattttcccctttttctctcctttccttcctttcccttcccccattttctccccttttccctccctttttccttctttctcccatttcccacattttcccattttttttctccattttcctgccttttcctccctttttttccccattttctccaCTCTTCCccccattttctcccctttttctccctttcccccatttttcccatttccccctttcctccccaccccagcaccaaCTCCCAAAATCTCTTCATTCTCCcaaattttttcccttcttttcctaatttttgATGCAAAACCCACCCCCTCAAATCCCAAcctctcccaaaatccccccttTTCCCACAAATCCCCCAAgatttcaccccaaattccccatttcccatgaagaattcccattttttcctgtttttccccagGTTCCTACGCCACGAACGCGACCAGCTGGCAAGGTGGGTCTGGGGgtcctctgggaattctgggcaGATTCTTCCCCAATTCCTCCATTCTCTCtaatttttgtttccctttttaattACTAATTAATGACTAAATGACTAAATTAATCCCTTCATCTCCAGGCCATGAGGGTTATGAATTCTGcaccccccaaattcccttgGAATGATCCTGgggcttttcctgctgggatcccacCCCTCTGCCTTTTTAATTATGCCCTAATTAATTGATTAATGGCTAATTAACCCTTTTCTCCCCAGCCTACGAGGGCTATGAGTTCTacaccccccaaatccccttggAATGATCCTGGGGCTTTTCCTGTTGGGATCCCACCCCTCTAATTCTTCATTTCTCCTTTGAATTATCTCCTAATTGATTGATTAATGACTAATTAAGCCTTTAATCCTCAGGCTATGAGGGTTATGAATTCTAAACTCCCTAGATTCCCTTGGAATGATCCCGGGGCTTTTCCTTGTGGGATCCCACCTGTCTAATTCTTCATTTCCCTTCTTAATTGTCCTCTAATGAACTGATTAATGACTGATTAACCCTTTCCTCCCCAGGCTACGAGGGCTATGAGTTCTAcacccctcccagctctgcccccacaCCCCCTGGAGCCTCCTATGGCTACGGGGGAGGGGCGGCTCCCGGGGGCTCCTGGGAGCCTCCCAAGGCTgcggagctggggctgggatccagcGAGGGAACCTCGGCATCTGGAGCTGCCTTTGGATCTGTGGGATCAGGGTCTGGAGCTGCCTTTGGATCTGTGGGATCAGGAACCTTTGGATCTGTGGGGTCAGGGTCTGGAGCTGCCTTTGGATCATCGGGATCGGGATCTGCCTTTGGATCTGCGGGATCCAGCTTTGGGTCATCGGGATCCACCTTTGGCTCAGGGTCAGGAACTGCCTTTGGATCATCTGCATCTGCTTTGGGACTGGGATCCTCGGGATCCACCTTTGGATCAGGATCTGGAGCTGCCTTTGGGTCAGGATCCACCTTTGGATCAGGAGCAGGATCCAGTTTTGGAGCAGGATCCAGTTTTGGAGGAGGATCCGGTTTTGGAGCAGGATCAGGATCCACTTTCGGAGCAGGATCAGGATCCTCGCTGGGCCTAGGATCAGGATCCTCGCTGGGCCTGGGCTCAGGATCCTCGCTGGGCCTGGGCTCAGGATCCTCGCTGGGCCTGGGCTCCTcgggctcagcagagctgggctccagctctgACTCCATCATTGCCAAGATCAACCAGCGCCTGGACCTGCTGGCCAAGGAGGGCACGGCGGGGGATGGGCGCCCGGAGCAGGACAGGTGGGGCTCTGTGCCACTTCCCCCCAgattcctgcctttcccacgAGTTCACAGGACTGTGGAGTGTCCCAAAATTCCAGCGGTTTTCCCATGGAACtggggagattttttttggtgtttttttgtggttttatcccaaaattccagagcTTTTCCTATTAATTTGTGGAATTCCCATCATTTTTTTGGTacttttttgtaattttatctCAAAATTCTAGCgtttttcccagtttccattCCCATATTTCCCCCCTCCAATCCCAGTTTCGATTTCCAATTTtcattcccacatttccccccCAATCCCAGTTTCCATTCCCATATTCCCTCTCAATCCCAGTTTCCATTCCCACGTTTCCCCCCACCAATCCCAGTTTCCATTCCCATATTCCCTCTCAATCCCAGTTTCCATTCCCACTTTCCCCCCACCAATCCCAGTTTCCATTCCCACGTTTCCCCCCCTAATACCAGTTTCCATTCCCTCATTTCCCCCCTAATCCTGTTTTTATTCCCACTTTCcccctcccagtcccagtttccattcccacatttccccGCTAATCCCGTTTTATTCCCGTTCTTTTCCAGCTCGTTCCGGTTCGACTCCTTCTCCCCGCTGGACTCCCGCTCCCCGCGGGATCCGTTCCGCTTCCCCCCGGAGCGGGAGCGCGAGCGGAACCCTCCGTTCGGGGCCCGCGatcccgcccggccccgcggcgccCTGGGGCTGCTGCGCGCCACTTCCGGCTCCGCCTCCGGCGCCGCTCCCGGCCGCGGCCGCTTCCGGCGGCGCCTCCCGGATCAGTTCCCGGGCGGCTCCCGCTGGAGCGAGCTGCAGTTCCGGGGCAGCGGGGCGCGCGGGCTGCCCTCGCTCTTCTCCCAGGCGCTGGGGCCCGAATATCCCGACTATCCCGATTATCCCGACTACCCCGACTATCCCGACTACCCCGAGTACGATTATGGCGATTACCCCGGCGATTACCCCGGCGATTATCCCGACTATCCCGACTACCCCGGCGAGCTGGGGATGCCGGGGATGGGCCGAGCTCCCTTCGGGATGAGGaggagggacaggatgggggCGCTGCCCTGGGCCGGCGGCCTGCACCTGGTGAGTGCtcacttcctccttttaaatgttttcttacccttttttcctcctttttcccacTTTGTGCCACTTATTTTGCACTTTTCCAGCTTTGTTCCCcacttttttcccactttttccctgctttttcccacctttcccctactttcttcttgctttttctgctttttttctcgttgtttcccatttttttctcccaaatcccttattttccccaaatcccttcttTCCTGGTACTCCAATTCCTGCACCCCTGATGGAATCCCTTTGTTCAATCTCATTTTTGTTCAATCCCATCTTTGTTCAATCCCATATCTGTTCATTCCCATTTTTGTTCAATCCCATCTTTGTTCAATCTCAGTTTTGCTCACTCCCATTTTTGCTTAATCCCGTTTTTGCTCAATCCCATTTTTGCTCAATCCCATTTTTGTTCAATCCCATTTTTCTCACTCCCACCTTTGCTCAATCCCCTTTTTCTCACCCCcacttttcctccctccccattTCTCATCCCTGTTCCCCATTTCTCACTTTGGGgttccctctctccccatttCTCATTCTGGGGTTCGTCTCTCTCCCCATTTCTCATCCCTGTTCCCCATTTCTCATTTGGGgttcccctctctccccatttCTCATTTGGGgttcccctctccccatttcTCATTCTGGGGTTCCTCTGTCCCCAATTCTCACTTTGGGGttcccctctgtccccaatTCTCACTTTGGGGTTCCTCTCCCCATTTCTCACTTTGGGgttcccctctccccatttcTCATTTGGGgttcccctctctccccatttCTCACTTGGGGTTCCCCTCCCCATTTCTCACTTGGGgttcccctctccccatttcTCACTTTGGGGTTCCTCTGTCCCCATTTCTCACTTTGGGgttcccctctctccccatttCTCATTTGGGgttcccctctctccccatttCTCACTTTGGGgttcccctctccccatttcTCATTTGGGGTTCCTCTCCCCATTTCTCACTTGGGgttcccctctctccccatttCTCATTTGGGgttcccctctcccccagggCCGGCGCCGCGGGTTCCGCGCTCGCTCCGGGGGGCGCTGGGAGCCCGAGGGGCCGCGCAAGCGCAAACGCTCCCGCAGCGGGGACGGCAACGGGGAGAGCGAGGAGGGCAACGAGgaggggagcactgggaacactgggagcactgggaacgctgggagcactgggaacactgggagcaaCGAGCCTGGCAACGAGCCTGGCAACGAGCCTGGCAACGAGGATCCCAAAAACCCGCGCAGCGACAGCGACGGCAACGAGCGCGACTCGGAGCACGGTACAGAGTCCCTGGGGTGGGCCCAGAACGGGCAGAATTCCATCAGGATGGCACCAAAATCCATCAGAATGGCACCAAAATCCATCAGAATGGCACCAAATCCCGCCAGGATGGCACCAAATCCCACCAGAATGGGCAGAATTCCATCAGAATGGCACCAAATCCCACCAGGATGGCGCCAGATTCCATCAGAATGGCACCAAAATCCATCAGAATGGGCACAAATCCCACCAGGATGGGCACAAATTACATCAGGAtggccccaaatcccaccaggaTGGGCACAAATCCCACCAGAATGGCACCAAaatccctccccaaattccaccAGAATAGCCCCAAATTCCACCAGAATGGCACCAAaatccctccccaaattccactAAAATGGCCCTGAAATCCCCCCTAAATAACCTTGAAATTCCCCTCAAAATTCCCCTCAGAATGGCCCCAAAATGATCCCAAATGAACTCAAAATGACCCCAAAATCTTCCCACAAATGACCTGAAAAtgaccccaaaaatctcccccAAAATGACCCCAAATTCCATCAAAATGACCtcaaaattcccctaaaaatggccccaaaatctccccatgACTCCAGAATGGccccaaaattccttttcctgcatttccagccttttttttcccaaatttccacccTCTTCCTGGGAATTTCCatcattttttcctgtatttcctgcttttcctggaaatatccagattttcctggaatttctctcccttttttcccaatttctggCATTTTCCCActaaattttcccatttttcctgcaggagatgaaggtgaaggagatgaaaaatCCTTGGATGAGGCAGACAGAGGTGTGAGTATTCCAGGAATTCCTCAAAAtccaggaatttggggaatttaaGAGCTCTGCAGCAATTCCAAAAAATTAGggaattttctgctttggaatATCCCAAatcatccccaaaaaaatccaaattttatggattttttccccctttttcaaTTCCCAGGAGGATTTCCCTGCCTGGagaatccccaaaaaaatctgggaatgggaaaaattgggaatttaaACCCAAATTTGACTCTTGGAGGGGCTggatcccaaattttggggttttatttccaGGCGGGATcagaaatttggggattttgggaattttttgggaattttgagggggatttttgggaataaTTCCAAAATCTGGGAGAAGCAGAGGAGGGCTGGacttcccaaatccctcagggcttttccagccttaaaaattccacagaaaaccaaaattttttggggaatatcTGTAAAAATGAGgtgaaaattcccaaaattctgcttttcccacaggaaattaaaaagaaactgaccccaatgtttcttttttcttcttttttttttttccaggagatcCCAGATTCTGTTTTCCAGgagaattcccaggattttggggctgtttggaggggaaatttctggaattttgggattttccagctttgttttttttgggatttgtggttgggaaaggggaaaacacccaaaatcccaagttttttccaggttttggggtagatttttgggaatttggggtaggaattcccaaaaattctctggaataaagggagaaactggggggaaaaaggaaaaattgggcaaaaaaagggaaaaattgggaaaaaaactgaaaaagtggGGGAATAAAATGAGGGGAAACcagggagaaaatgggaaaaaacccagagaaaaatggggaaaaaaagggaaaaaaacctcaggaaaaaatggaggaaaaatatggaaaaacaggaaaacaggaatatctgggagaaaatgtgaaaaactggaaaaaaagatgggaaagaattggggaaaaatgggggaaaaaatcaggggaaaatgggaaaatcaggggaaaaatggggaaagaaattggggaaaaaatggggaaatcagggagaaaaaaagggaaaatgagggAATGCCAAGGATTTGGGTTCTGGGAATGttggaaaagtttttttttgggatgagaattcccaaattttcccctcAGCATCGGAGGATGAGGACGAGGAGGTGAAGAAGAAACGGGAGAAGCAGCGCAggagggacaggatgagagaCAGAGCCATGGACAGGtgagggaattcctggaatttggggaatttttgggaattttggaaagtttttgagggatttttttttgggagttCTGGGAATTTTGGGCAATTTTGGGCGATTTTTTGAAGTTTCGGGGATTTTcttgggaatttctgggaatttttttggaattttggggggaatttttgggaattttggggggaattttgggtaacttctgggaattttttttttaattctggggaatttttttggcaatttctgggaattttggggaattccagggaattttggggatttttttggatattctgggaatttttgggggaattttttggcattttttttttcgGAATTCcggagattttgggggatttggggaatttctgGAAATTTTGGGCAATTTTaggagatttttgggaaaattgttgggaatttttttgggggaattctAGGAACTTTGGGCATTTTTAGGtgattttaaggattttttgggaattctaggaaattttttggaatttcagggaattttagggaagttttgggggattttatttttttttttttttttaatttctgggaattttgggcAATTTTAGGcgatttttgggaattctgggaatttttgaGAATTCCAGACAAttctggggaattttttgggaatttttacatttttgaacgttttttgtttttcttgctttttttgtgcttttttttggtttttttttgggttttatgccttttttttttttttttttaaccgtttttcctgctttatcccaatttggaataatttttttccaattctgGGCTGATTTtgactgaaatttaatttttgcagGATCCAGTTTGCCTGTTCTGTGTGCAAATTCAGGagcctggaggaggaggagatccAGAGGCACCTGCAGAGCAAATTCCACCGGGACACGCTGCGCTACATCGGCACCAAGCTGCCCGACAAAACCGTGCAGTTCCTGCAGGTGGGGAGCAAATCCCAACattccatggaattctgggGATGGGGAACacttgggaatttttttggaatttttttagaattttttcccGGGATTTTTTGCGAATTTTTCCAcgaaaattcagatttttcgcgaattatttggaatttttcGCATTTTTCGCCCCattatttttcaggtttttcttgggggatttttccaggttggaaatctgggattttggggattactttcctgattttttgggatttttttgagatttttttggggctttttttattttatttttgggggatttttcccATCCCACCGGGACACGCTGCGCTACATCGGCACCAAGCTGCCCAACAAAACCGTGCAGTTCCTGCAGGTGGGGAGCAAATCCCAACATTTCATGGAATTCTGGGGCTGGGGAACacttgggaatttttttggaatttttttagaaaattcGGATTTTTCGCgaattatttggaatttttcgcatttttccccccattatttttcaggtttttcttgGGGGATTTTTCCAGGTTGGAgatctgggattttggggattattttcctgattttttgggatttttttgagctttttttggggctttttttattttatttttgggggatttttcccATTCCACCGGGGCACACTGCGCTACATCGGCACCAAGCTGCCCGACAAAACCGTGCAGTTCCTGCAGGTgaggaaaaatcccaacatTTCATGGAATTCTGGGGCTGGGGAACacttgggaatttttttggaatttttttcctggttttttttctgattttggggcagtttttAGGTGAAAAATCGGATTTTTCGccatttatttggaatttttcgCGTTTTTTGTTCCGTCACTTTTCAAGATAGTGATTTTTTCTAAGTTGAAAATTTGGAtctttttggaattttttggaattttttccctgattttttgggggtttttctgagattttaggtggaaatttggatttttcgctacttattttgaatttttttgggtttttccccccattAGTTTTCAGGATTTCCTTGAGGTTTTTCCAGGTtggaaatctgggattttggggattattttcctgattttttgggattttttttagatttttttggggctttttttattttatttttgggggatttttcccATCCCACCGGGACACGCTGCGCTACATCGGCACCAAGCTGCCCGACAAAACCCTCCAGTTCCTGCAGGTGGGGAGCAAATCCCAACATTTCATGGAATTCTGGGGCTGGGGAACacttgggaatttttttggaatttttttagaattttttccctggattttttgggattttttgcgAA
This genomic window from Oenanthe melanoleuca isolate GR-GAL-2019-014 unplaced genomic scaffold, OMel1.0 S137, whole genome shotgun sequence contains:
- the LOC130266670 gene encoding A-kinase anchor protein 8-like, producing MEPGYGGYGTWSTGATGTQGSYATNATSWQGYEGYEFYTPPSSAPTPPGASYGYGGGAAPGGSWEPPKAAELGLGSSEGTSASGAAFGSVGSGSGAAFGSVGSGTFGSVGSGSGAAFGSSGSGSAFGSAGSSFGSSGSTFGSGSGTAFGSSASALGLGSSGSTFGSGSGAAFGSGSTFGSGAGSSFGAGSSFGGGSGFGAGSGSTFGAGSGSSLGLGSGSSLGLGSGSSLGLGSGSSLGLGSSGSAELGSSSDSIIAKINQRLDLLAKEGTAGDGRPEQDSSFRFDSFSPLDSRSPRDPFRFPPERERERNPPFGARDPARPRGALGLLRATSGSASGAAPGRGRFRRRLPDQFPGGSRWSELQFRGSGARGLPSLFSQALGPEYPDYPDYPDYPDYPDYPEYDYGDYPGDYPGDYPDYPDYPGELGMPGMGRAPFGMRRRDRMGALPWAGGLHLGRRRGFRARSGGRWEPEGPRKRKRSRSGDGNGESEEGNEEGSTGNTGSTGNAGSTGNTGSNEPGNEPGNEPGNEDPKNPRSDSDGNERDSEHGDEGEGDEKSLDEADRASEDEDEEVKKKREKQRRRDRMRDRAMDRIQFACSVCKFRSLEEEEIQRHLQSKFHRDTLRYIGTKLPDKTVQFLQEYIVNRNRKIEKRRQELTEKEGNKQRPDPFKGIGQEHFFKRIEAAHCLACDMLIPAQGHLLQRHLRSAEHNRSRRLAAEQFKKTSLHVAKSVLNNKHIVKMLEKYLQGEDPFTDEPPEPDGAEEPPKPPENPQNPPIPDFPKSQEFLPRPLLMPPFLQDDEEEPENPQIPENSQKNPGIPGNSPEKTTENPENSQEKTAEKSQELGISPQNQTEGGEGKEEGEKEEKIPEKEEKILEKEEKNPEKEEKNPEKEEEENLEEP